A single genomic interval of Macadamia integrifolia cultivar HAES 741 chromosome 6, SCU_Mint_v3, whole genome shotgun sequence harbors:
- the LOC122080960 gene encoding pectinesterase 2-like, with protein MATMRTTLTVSLFLAFISFFSFLSSTTADINSWCTKTPYPEACKSSMTTTAKGNSDYKKMIIKAAMDQTILAQTQTASLGSSCRNEKEKTAWADCMELYENSVLQLNSTVDPYNNCTDFDKQTWLSTALTNLDTCRAGFIELNVSDHVLPLMSNEASKLISNSLAVNKAGEPQEEQTYQNGYPTWVSPGVRKLLQSKSIKANLTVAQDGSGNYRNITAALDAAAKIKRGSKRFVIYVREGVYEENLDIGKRLKHVTLIGDGLRYTIITGNRSVAGGSTTFRSATVAVTGEGFIAKGITFRNTAGPQNSQAVALRSGADKSVFHRCGFEGYQDTLYAHSQRQFYKECYIYGTVDFIFGNGAVVLQNCMIYARKPITGQSNTVTAQGRTDPNQNTGISIHDSRVMASPELVQVQSSVQTYLGRPWKEYSRTVYLQTYMDSLIDPAGWLAWNGTFALNTLYYGEYKNSGPGSSTSGRVNWSGYHIIKNASVATKFTVGKFINGNSWLPATGIRYTSGL; from the exons ATGGCGACCATGAGAACCACACTAACAGTTAGTTTATTCCTAGCAttcatctccttcttctcttttctttcctccacCACAGCTGACATAAACTCATGGTGCACAAAAACCCCATACCCCGAAGCTTGCAAATCTTCCATGACCACGACTGCCAAAGGCAATTCTGATTACAAGAAAATGATCATAAAGGCCGCCATGGATCAAACCATTCTTGCCCAGACCCAGACAGCTTCACTCGGATCGAGTTGTCGCAACGAGAAGGAGAAGACTGCGTGGGCTGATTGTATGGAGCTTTACGAGAACTCCGTCCTCCAACTCAACTCCACCGTCGACCCTTACAACAACTGCACCGACTTCGATAAGCAGACTTGGTTAAGCACAGCCCTCACTAACCTCGACACTTGCAGAGCTGGCTTCATTGAGCTTAATGTCTCCGACCATGTTCTTCCTCTCATGTCTAACGAAGCTTCCAAGTTGATCTCAAACTCCTTGGCTGTTAACAAGGCTGGAGAACCCCAGGAAGAGCAAACTTATCAAAATGGGTACCCAACTTGGGTGTCTCCGGGTGTCCGCAAGCTTTTACAGTCAAAGTCTATAAAAGCTAACCTCACTGTAGCACAAGATGGGTCAGGGAACTACCGTAACATCACAGCTGCACTTGATGCTGCAGCGAAGATAAAGAGAGGAAGTAAGAGGTTTGTGATTTATGTGAGGGAAGGTGTTTATGAGGAGAACCTTGATATTGGAAAAAGATTGAAGCACGTTACGCTTATTGGAGATGGCCTGCGATATACCATTATCACTGGCAATAGAAGCGTTGCAGGAGGTTCTACCACCTTCAGATCTGCAACAGTTG CTGTGACGGGAGAAGGATTCATCGCAAAAGGAATCACATTCCGAAACACAGCAGGTCCCCAGAATAGTCAAGCAGTTGCACTCCGATCCGGCGCCGATAAATCGGTCTTCCATCGGTGTGGCTTTGAGGGATACCAAGACACTCTCTATGCTCATTCCCAACGTCAATTCTACAAAGAATGTTACATTTATGGAACAGTAGACTTCATCTTTGGTAACGGAGCAGTAGTGCTCCAAAACTGTATGATCTATGCCAGAAAGCCCATAACTGGCCAGTCTAATACAGTGACAGCCCAGGGGAGAACTGACCCAAATCAGAACACTGGGATCTCAATCCATGACTCTAGAGTCATGGCTAGTCCAGAACTCGTGCAAGTGCAGAGCTCGGTTCAGACTTATCTGGGCCGGCCATGGAAGGAGTACTCTAGAACTGTTTACCTCCAAACATATATGGATTCATTGATAGATCCTGCTGGTTGGTTGGCTTGGAATGGTACTTTTGCTCTCAATACTTTGTATTATGGAGAGTATAAGAACTCTGGGCCAGGATCTTCTACATCTGGGAGAGTCAATTGGAGTGGTTACCATATCATAAAAAATGCATCTGTGGCAACAAAGTTCACCGTCGGGAAATTTATTAACGGCAATTCGTGGTTGCCGGCAACCGGAATCCGGTACACTTCCGGCCTTTGA
- the LOC122082193 gene encoding probable pectinesterase/pectinesterase inhibitor 36 — translation MATVLSTGEDGGRSSSGMVGRDVVRMACDGVLLARSWAAKASQSLETLHKLDMEDHEVGSTRGVALSDCVSLYDDTKYRLQRLFSEPHGYEDGQVWLSGALTNHRTCLDALNDSGSSFVPKAVHNLTNVLSEALSSYALQAHTKDKPQPRLQVDQSNSRLLVSWDASKSRADFVVARDGSSHYQTINQAVAALSKIGGNRPQRVIIYVKAGVYRENVVIERHLKNVMLVGDGIGKTIITSHRNVPGGTTTYSSATFGVSGDGFWARDLTFENTAGPEKHQAVAARVSSDHSIFYRCSFIAYQDTLFVHSLRQFYRDCLIYGTVDFIFGNAAAILQHCEIFVRRPMSHQSNMITAQGREDPNESTGISIHLSSVAPTSDLIAVKGSFRSYLGRPWKRYSRTVFLKTNIDGVIDPKGWEEWRGNFALDTLYYGEYMNLGVGASTSNRVNWPGFHVLNQPSEAYPFTVSRFIQGESWIPMSGVPFIPGV, via the exons ATGGCTACGGTCTTGAGCACAGGAGAAGATGGTGGCCGATCGAGCAGTGGCATGGTCGGACGAGACGTGGTTCGCATGGCTTGTGATGGTGTTTTGCTAGCTCGGAGCTGGGCTGCCAAGGCCTCTCAGAGCCTAGAAACCCTACACAAGTTGGACATGGAGGACCACGAGGTGGGGAGTACTAGGGGTGTAGCTTTGAGTGATTGTGTTAGCCTCTACGACGATACTAAGTATCGACTCCAGCGTTTGTTCTCTGAACCCCATGGTTATGAAGATGGACAGGTTTGGCTGAGCGGTGCCCTTACCAATCACAGGACTTGCTTGGATGCCCTTAATGACAGTGGCTCCTCCTTTGTGCCAAAAGCTGTTCACAACCTCACTAATGTGCTTAGTGAAGCTTTGTCTTCCTATGCGTTGCAAGCCCACACTAAGG ATAAACCCCAACCCAGACTTCAAGTAGATCAGTCGAACAGTAGACTTCTAGTGTCATGGGATGCATCCAAGTCGAGGGCGGATTTCGTGGTGGCCAGAGATGGATCGAGCCATTACCAAACCATCAACCAAGCTGTGGCTGCACTTTCCAAAATAGGTGGAAACAGACCCCAGAGAGTGATCATCTATGTGAAAGCAGGAGTCTACAGAGAGAACGTAGTGATCGAGAGGCACTTGAAGAATGTGATGCTTGTGGGCGATGGCATCGGCAAAACAATCATCACCAGTCACCGGAATGTTCCAGGTGGCACCACCACTTACAGTTCGGCCACTTTTG GTGTTTCTGGAGATGGCTTCTGGGCAAGGGACTTAACATTTGAGAACACAGCAGGACCTGAGAAACATCAAGCAGTGGCTGCAAGGGTGTCGTCCGACCACTCCATCTTCTATCGTTGCAGCTTCATAGCTTACCAAGACACTCTCTTCGTACATTCCCTAAGGCAGTTCTACCGTGATTGCCTTATCTACGGCACAGTAGACTTCATCTTTGGCAACGCTGCTGCAATCTTACAACACTGTGAGATCTTCGTGAGAAGACCCATGTCCCATCAATCAAACATGATCACTGCCCAAGGGAGGGAAGACCCAAATGAAAGCACAGGGATATCAATACACCTATCAAGTGTGGCACCTACTTCTGATCTCATAGCAGTAAAAGGGTCGTTCAGAAGCTACCTAGGTAGGCCATGGAAGAGATACTCCAGGACTGTATTTCTTAAGACGAACATTGATGGAGTGATCGATCCTAAGGGGTGGGAAGAGTGGAGAGGCAATTTTGCCCTTGATACACTTTACTATGGTGAGTACATGAATTTAGGCGTCGGAGCTTCTACCAGTAACAGAGTGAATTGGCCTGGTTTTCATGTCTTAAATCAACCCAGTGAGGCATACCCTTTCACAGTTAGTAGGTTCATACAGGGAGAATCATGGATACCAATGAGTGGTGTACCCTTTATACCTGGTGTCTAA